One region of Salvelinus sp. IW2-2015 linkage group LG1, ASM291031v2, whole genome shotgun sequence genomic DNA includes:
- the LOC111973187 gene encoding cytidine deaminase: MGDLPIQMKDQRSWLHQPASVHQDGITVEGLIRRSLEAKEFAYCPYSRFRVGAALLAHDGKVFTGCNVENACYNLGVCAERNTICKAVSEGYRSFKAIAIASDLIDQFISPCGGCRQFMREFGASWDVYLSKPDGSYVEKNISDLLPVSFGPEDLSMKKVLKIPNQY; encoded by the exons ATGGGAGACCTACCGATCCAGATGAAGGACCAGCGGTCGTGGCTCCACCAGCCAGCCAGCGTGCACCAGGACGGGATAACAGTAGAGGGGCTCATTCGTCGGTCCCTGGAGGCCAAGGAGTTCGCCTACTGCCCCTACAGCCGGTTCAGGGTGGGGGCAGCCCTCCTGGCCCACGACGGCAAGGTGTTCACAG GCTGCAATGTGGAGAATGCGTGTTACAACCTGGGGGTGTGTGCAGAGAGGAACACCATCTGTAAAGCAGTGTCAGAGGGTTACAGGAGCTTCAAGGCCATCGCTATCGCCAG TGACTTAATCGACCAATTCATCTCACCATGCGGTGGCTGCAGACAGTTCATGAGAGAG ttTGGGGCCAGCTGGGACGTGTATCTGTCCAAGCCAGACGGCTCGTACGTAGAGAAGAACATAAGCGATCtgcttcctgtctccttcggacCTGAAGACCTGTCCATGAAGAAAGTCTTAAAGATCCCCAACCAGTATTAA